The proteins below are encoded in one region of Podarcis raffonei isolate rPodRaf1 chromosome 8, rPodRaf1.pri, whole genome shotgun sequence:
- the LOC128419671 gene encoding uncharacterized protein LOC128419671, which yields MSHHAKADLPAVIIDNGSGLCKAGLSGEQAPRTVVATVVGYPKSQAIMFGPVQRESYVGKEAQAKRGILSFKYPVEHGIVTSWDDMEKIWRYIYRRGLRIRAHERPVLVTEAPLNPVPNREKMTEIMFENFHVPAMFVGLQALMALYASARTTGLVLDSGDGVTLTVPVYKGHCLLHAISRMNFAGRDITRYLTTLLLESGHSFLSSAEKEIVKDIKENLCYVALDPDYQKGKTLVHKYILPDGNPVQIGDQLFRAPESLFKPADAGLSAPGIHQMILDSISNCDGSIHQSIWRNVIMAGGSTLFSGLRERLLKELRALAPKGMPVKVEAPADRMHSVWIGASVLTSLASFRDMWVTQQEYKEVGPTVLQKKCF from the coding sequence ATGTCTCACCACGCAAAGGCAGATCTTCCAGCCGTCATTATTGACAATGGGTCTGGGCTATGTAAGGCAGGGCTCTCTGGAGAGCAGGCACCAAGAACGGTTGTTGCTACAGTAGTCGGCTACCCCAAGTCGCAAGCGATCATGTTTGGTCCTGTCCAGAGGGAGTCTTATGTTGGCAAAGAAGCCCAAGCCAAGAGAGGtatcttgtcttttaaataccCTGTGGAACATGGAATAGTAACATCCTGGGATGACATGGAGAAGATCTGGAGGTACATCTACAGACGCGGGCTCAGAATAAGAGCCCACGAGAGACCCGTGCTGGTGACAGAGGCCCCCCTGAACCCAGTGCCAAACAGAGAAAAAATGACAGAAATCATGTTTGAGAACTTCCATGTACCTGCCATGTTTGTGGGCCTGCAAGCTTTGATGGCCCTCTATGCCTCCGCTCGCACAACAGGTTTAGTCTTAGATAGTGGAGATGGCGTCACTCTGACTGTCCCCGTCTACAAAGGCCATTGTCTGCTTCATGCCATTTCCAGGATGAATTTTGCCGGCCGGGATATCACCAGGTACCTGACGACGCTTCTCTTAGAGAGTGGCCACAGCTTCTTGAGCTCTGCCGAGAAGGAAATAGTGAAGGACATCAAGGAGAACCTATGCTACGTAGCTTTAGATCCTGACTATCAAAAAGGCAAAACCTTGGTTCATAAATATATCCTCCCAGATGGAAACCCTGTTCAAATTGGAGACCAGCTCTTCAGAGCTCCAGAGTCCCTCTTTAAGCCAGCAGATGCAGGACTTTCAGCACCAGGAATTCACCAAATGATCTTGGACAGCATTTCCAACTGCGATGGGAGCATCCACCAGAGCATCTGGAGGAACGTGATCATGGCGGGTGGGTCCACACTCTTCTCTGGCCTAAGGGAACGGCTTCTGAAGGAGCTTCGAGCACTTGCACCCAAAGGCATGCCGGTGAAGGTGGAAGCACCCGCAGACAGGATGCACTCTGTTTGGATTGGAGCGTCAGTGCTTACCAGCTTGGCTTCTTTTAGAGACATGTGGGTGACCCAGCAGGAGTACAAGGAGGTTGGCCCGACTGTATTGCAGAAGAAATGCTTCTGA
- the LOC128419672 gene encoding actin-related protein T2-like — protein MVHENEKSKSRVFNSQAVIIDNGSGLCKAGVSGEVGPRHVIASVLGCPKSKLSLSKTRQKECYVGDEAQDRREVLSLRYPIESGIITSWDDMEKIWKHIYDKGLGIKAFERPLLMTESPLNPKEDRAKLTQLMFEHFKVPAFYLSVQAILSLYASARYTGIVMDSGFGVTHAVPVYEGYCLPHAVTRLDIGGRDITEYLRELLLENRQYFRNFPEGNNIVEDIKVKLCFVALDAHHEQNKRSEDYPKEYELPDGNRIKIGDALFLAPEILFTPSNIKRSGQGLHKMIAKSIKKCDPTIRSMLYSNVLLSGGSSLFPGLDERVFKGLEAQVPQGVPIKVIAPPDRWFSTWIGASIITSLSSFKQMWVTASDYREFGPNVVQRRCY, from the coding sequence ATGGTCCACGAGAATGAGAAAAGTAAGTCCCGAGTCTTCAACAGCCAAGCTGTGATTATTGACAATGGATCTGGACTGTGCAAGGCTGGGGTCTCGGGAGAAGTTGGCCCGCGGCATGTCATCGCTTCCGTCCTTGGGTGCCCCAAAAGCAAATTATCGCTCTCCAAAACCAGGCAAAAGGAATGCTATGTAGGCGATGAGGCCCAAGACAGGCGAGAAGTGTTGTCGTTGAGATATCCTATCGAGAGCGGCATCATTACTTCATGGGATGACATGGAGAAGATCTGGAAGCACATCTATGACAAAGGGTTGGGAATCAAAGCGTTTGAGAGGCCTTTGCTAATGACAGAATCACCTCTAAATCCCAAGGAAGATCGAGCCAAACTCACTCAGCTGATGTTTGAACACTTCAAGGTGCCTGCCTTTTACCTCTCTGTCCAGGCCATACTATCTCTCTATGCTTCAGCCCGCTATACTGGTATAGTGATGGACAGCGGTTTTGGGGTCACCCACGCAGTGCCAGTTTATGAGGGATATTGTTTGCCCCACGCCGTCACCAGGTTGGATATTGGTGGCAGAGACATCACTGAGTACTTGAGGGAATTACTTCTGGAAAACAGGCAATACTTCAGAAATTTCCCCGAAGGGAACAACATTGTGGAAGACATCAAAGTGAAGTTGTGCTTCGTAGCCCTGGATGCCCACCATGAGCAGAACAAGAGGTCTGAGGACTACCCAAAGGAGTATGAACTTCCTGATGGCAACAGGATCAAAATTGGCGACGCTCTCTTCCTAGCTCCAGAGATCCTTTTCACACCCAGCAACATTAAGAGAAGTGGGCAAGGCCTCCACAAAATGATTGCCAAGAGCATCAAAAAATGTGACCCCACTATCCGCAGCATGCTCTATAGCAACGTGTTGCTCTCAGGAGGTTCCTCGCTCTTTCCAGGGTTAGACGAGAGGGTCTTTAAAGGGCTCGAAGCTCAAGTCCCTCAAGGGGTTCCCATAAAGGTCATAGCACCCCCAGATCGGTGGTTCTCAACATGGATCGGGGCCTCCATCATTACATCCCTGAGCAGCTTCAAGCAAATGTGGGTCACTGCTTCTGACTACAGAGAGTTTGGACCAAATGTTGTCCAGAGAAGGTGCTATTAA
- the LOC128419673 gene encoding uncharacterized protein LOC128419673 encodes MSDPKLLDIPAVIFDNGSGLCKAGIAGDSAPRVVITAIVGRSKAKATMLGAGQKEFYIGEEAQCKRGVLSLNYPIDHGIVTSWDDMERIWRHVYECELRIKSSDRPVLLTEAPLNPLQNRERMTEIMFENFKVPAMYVAVQATLALYASARTTGIVIDSGDGVTHTVPIYEGYCLPHAVSRLDVAGRDITEYFMRLLLESGLSFVSTAEREIVKDIKEKLCYVALDPIQEMKAKPEYLLREYKLPDGNIIRIGSQLFRAPEALFAPANIGVDAPGVHKMAFNSIMKCDIDVRRDLYGNILLSGGSTLFYGLDERILKEMQLQVPIGISVRIIAPPERKYCVWIGASILTCLTSFRQMWVTLNDYKDFGPGVVHRKCF; translated from the coding sequence ATGTCTGATCCCAAGCTTCTAGACATCCCAGCTGTGATCTTTGACAATGGGTCTGGATTATGCAAGGCTGGCATTGCTGGGGACAGTGCCCCAAGGGTGGTCATCACAGCAATTGTTGGCCGCTCCAAAGCCAAAGCCACAATGCTTGGTGCTGGCCAGAAGGAATTTTACATTGGAGAAGAAGCTCAGTGCAAAAGGGGCGTCTTGTCACTGAATTACCCCATTGACCATGGCATCGTGACATCTTGGGACGACATGGAGAGGATATGGAGGCATGTCTACGAGTGTGAACTGAGGATCAAATCCAGCGACAGACCAGTGCTCTTGACCGAAGCCCCGCTGAATCCTCTCCAGAACCGGGAGAGAATGACGGAGATCATGTTTGAAAATTTCAAGGTGCCTGCTATGTACGTTGCTGTCCAGGCTACTTTGGCACTCTATGCATCAGCACGGACCACAGGGATAGTCATAGACAGTGGGGATGGTGTCACTCACACAGTCCCCATCTACGAAGGCTACTGCTTGCCACATGCTGTCTCCAGGTTGGACGTCGCTGGGCGGGACATCACTGAGTACTTCATGAGGCTCCTTCTGGAGAGCGGGCTTTCCTTTGTCAGCACAGCAGAAAGGGAAATCGTGAAAGACATCAAGGAGAAGCTCTGCTACGTGGCTTTAGATCCCATCCAAGAAATGAAAGCTAAGCCAGAATACCTTCTCAGAGAGTATAAACTACCAGATGGCAATATCATCAGGATCGGAAGCCAACTCTTCCGAGCCCCTGAAGCCCTTTTCGCGCCAGCTAACATTGGTGTCGATGCTCCCGGAGTCCACAAAATGGCTTTCAACAGCATCATGAAATGCGACATTGATGTCCGCAGAGATCTATATGGGAACATTCTCCTCTCGGGTGGCTCCACCTTGTTTTATGGCTTGGATGAGCGTATCCTGAAGGAAATGCAGCTTCAAGTGCCGATCGGGATATCGGTAAGGATCATTGCCCCGCCAGAGAGGAAGTACTGCGTGTGGATCGGGGCCTCCATCTTGACTTGCTTGACATCTTTCAGACAAATGTGGGTCACCCTCAACGAttacaaagactttggcccaGGCGTCGTTCACCGGAAATGTTTTTAA